A single region of the Lotus japonicus ecotype B-129 chromosome 4, LjGifu_v1.2 genome encodes:
- the LOC130713254 gene encoding uncharacterized protein LOC130713254 translates to METHVQFDRVKKFWENLGFLPVNIVEAHGHSGGLWCLALSHILPCIHVVDVFEQAITVEVRVSQSPWICTGVYASPIPASRVACWRYLATLRQRINYPWMIIGDFNDSLLSSDQRGGVFSHARANLFAAMLQDCGLIPLHTIGLRFSWVRRRGGVPVMHKKLDWCLGDSDWNFRFPDALAENLTRVHSDHSPVLVRCGGSPPFRGSRPFRFEAAWLSHADYEQVVASAWSPQETLPGNLHLVQERSMVFNKDVFGDIRRRKRTLHARIRGIQLRLDTVDSAALSLLHDKLQIELHHTLAQEELLWFQKSREQEALLGGRNTRYFHTKTIVHRRRNKIISLTLPSGEVCTDEQTLQVEALRFFKGLFCSPLASRPLQEGKYFCPSLSHEHVSQLSAEVSPQEVWRAVSTMGSFKAPGPDGFQAIFFKSCWHIVGGSVYAVVRDAFITGTFDRALSDMLVALIPKVDVPASFRELRPISLCNVMYKLITKVLVLRLRPCLQEIVGPLQSSFIAGRGTSDNAIILQEVAYFMMNKKRRSRNVIFKLDLEKAYDQVSWQFLEKTLVEFGFPSSIVALIMYCVTSSSISLLWNGNRLPAFSATRGLRQGDPLSSYLFVLCMERLAHMINHEVRQGQWKPVQISQGGPGISHLFFADDVLLFAKAEVAQVRNIYRVLEDFCGASGLKINLSKSKAMASWCVDGAVKDRIAAITSIPFTNNIGKYLGFPIHIGRVRKEDFSFIVDRVSARLATWKASLLNKPARVTLAKSVLSAIPVYVMQLNWLPQSVCDQLDMVVRRFIWGNAHSKGIPLVAWDKVARPKKYGGLGLRSARLNNVAMLGKQLWGLVQQDEKFWVRVVRGQHVAGGEVLSCAASAGSYFWRSIIKARDMLKGGFQVRFGDGSSSFWYSCWTPFGLLCDIVPVVDIHDIDLTVRDVFSEGSFNSSLLYTELPPEVNQFLFTFKHVFFDSGTRDCLIWAHNMNGNYTVKDGFQWLLHQEEVDVDSGPVGGLWNVVWKVNAPENIRVFLWLVLHDALPTRCLLLRRSLATPALCPRCGVGDESILHCLRDCADARRVWRGTGFILPQAFYAVQNFGEVLRIFDGFGLHIVLATAWVIWKERCRFVFASQHLVVHKVVREARELWLLIADTYHRGATSPTVRWVRWQPPRENFVALNTDGSSLGNPGAAGIGGVVRSEHGNWLLGYAGSIGEADSLLAELVSILRGLEVCWDHGYRQVDLFSDSLLALGLIMDLHPVFHRYAAIIGRIKTLLQRSWQVRCQHILREGNSVADFLAKYGASAQSAFLVWASPLQSLVPMLRADQVGTEFMRI, encoded by the coding sequence ATGGAGACTCATGTTCAGTTTGATAGAGTTAAAAAGTTTTGGGAGAATTTGGGTTTTTTACCAGTGAATATTGTGGAAGCTCATGGACACTCAGGTGGATTATGGTGTCTTGCCCTTTCACACATTTTACCTTGTATTCATGTGGTAGATGTGTTTGAGCAGGCTATTACTGTGGAGGTGCGGGTGTCTCAAAGCCCGTGGATTTGTACGGGTGTTTATGCTAGCCCTATCCCTGCATCTCGGGTTGCGTGTTGGAGGTATCTGGCAACACTTCGCCAGCGGATTAATTATCCGTGGATGATAATAGGAGATTTTAATGATTCTCTGCTCAGTTCTGATCAGCGGGGAGGGGTTTTCTCTCATGCAAGGGCGAACCTTTTTGCTGCTATGCTCCAGGATTGTGGTCTCATTCCCCTTCACACTATTGGGCTTCGTTTTTCCTGGGTGCGACGTCGTGGTGGTGTGCCCGTTATGCATAAGAAGCTGGATTGGTGCCTAGGAGACTCAGATTGGAACTTCAGATTCCCGGATGCTTTAGCTGAGAACCTTACTCGGGTTCATTCAGATCACTCCCCGGTTCTTGTTAGGTGTGGTGGTTCCCCGCCATTCCGTGGTTCGAGGCCGTTTCGCTTTGAGGCAGCATGGCTTTCCCATGCGGACTACGAGCAGGTGGTGGCTTCAGCCTGGTCCCCGCAAGAGACACTCCCCGGGAACTTGCATTTGGTCCAGGAGCGTTCTATGGTGTTTAATAAGGACGTGTTTGGCGACATTAGGAGACGGAAGCGTACCTTGCATGCACGAATTCGGGGAATTCAATTGAGACTTGATACGGTGGACTCTGCTGCCCTTTCTCTGTTACATGATAAGCTTCAGATTGAGCTTCATCATACCCTTGCCCAGGAAGAGCTGTTGTGGTTTCAGAAATCTAGGGAGCAAGAAGCGCTGTTGGGGGGGCGTAATACACGGTATTTCCACACTAAAACTATCGTTCACCGAAGACGGAATAAGATCATTTCTCTTACTCTACCGTCTGGTGAGGTGTGCACGGATGAGCAAACCTTGCAAGTTGAGGCGTTGCGGTTTTTTAAAGGATTGTTTTGCTCTCCTTTGGCGTCTAGGCCACTACAGGAAGGGAAATACTTCTGCCCCAGTTTGTCCCATGAGCATGTGTCCCAGCTTTCAGCGGAGGTGTCACCTCAGGAGGTGTGGAGGGCGGTTTCTACCATGGGGTCTTTCAAGGCCCCTGGCCCTGATGGTTTCCAGGCAATTTTCTTTAAATCTTGCTGGCATATTGTTGGAGGGAGTGTCTATGCAGTTGTCAGGGATGCTTTCATTACTGGCACGTTTGATAGAGCTCTCTCGGATATGCTTGTTGCGCTAATTCCGAAGGTGGATGTGCCTGCATCTTTTCGTGAGTTGCGGCCGATTAGCTTGTGTAATGTGATGTATAAGCTGATCACTAAGGTCTTGGTTCTTCGCCTTAGGCCATGCTTGCAGGAAATTGTGGGGCCTCTTCAAAGTAGCTTCATTGCGGGGCGGGGAACTTCTGATAATGCTATTATTTTGCAGGAGGTAGCTTACTTCATGATGAATAAGAAGCGAAGGAGCAGGAATGTTATCTTCAAGTTGGACTTGGAGAAAGCATATGATCAAGTAAGCTGGCAGTTCTTGGAAAAAACCCTGGTGGAGTTTGGCTTCCCGTCGTCCATTGTTGCTTTGATTATGTATTGTGTCACATCCTCTTCTATTTCGCTTCTCTGGAATGGGAATCGTTTACCGGCGTTCAGTGCTACTAGGGGCCTTCGTCAGGGTGATCCTCTTTCATCGTATCTATTTGTGCTTTGTATGGAGCGGCTTGCTCATATGATTAATCATGAGGTGCGCCAGGGCCAGTGGAAGCCGGTTCAGATTAGTCAAGGAGGCCCAGGTATATCTCATCTCTTCTTTGCTGATGATGTGTTGTTGTTTGCTAAGGCAGAAGTGGCTCAGGTGCGGAATATTTATCGGGTTTTAGAGGACTTCTGTGGTGCTTCTGGACTTAAGATTAACCTTTCAAAGTCCAAAGCCATGGCTTCTTGGTGTGTGGATGGAGCTGTTAAAGATCGGATTGCTGCCATCACTTCCATCCCTTTCACGAATAATATTGGAAAGTACCTTGGCTTCCCCATCCATATTGGTCGGGTTCGGAAGGAGGATTTCAGTTTTATTGTTGACCGTGTATCTGCCCGCTTAGCAACTTGGAAGGCTAGCTTGTTGAACAAACCAGCGAGAGTTACCCTTGCCAAATCTGTCTTGTCCGCCATCCCGGTGTATGTCATGCAATTGAATTGGCTTCCTCAATCGGTGTGTGATCAGTTGGATATGGTGGTTCGAAGGTTTATTTGGGGAAATGCTCACTCGAAGGGTATCCCCTTGGTAGCCTGGGATAAGGTGGCTCGGCCAAAGAAATATGGTGGCTTAGGGTTGAGGAGTGCGAGATTGAATAATGTGGCCATGTTGGGTAAACAACTTTGGGGTTTGGTTCAACAGGATGAGAAATTTTGGGTGAGGGTGGTACGCGGCCAGCATGTGGCAGGGGGGGAGGTTCTGTCTTGCGCTGCTAGCGCCGGTTCTTATTTTTGGCGTTCCATTATTAAGGCACGTGACATGCTTAAGGGAGGGTTTCAGGTTCGTTTCGGTGATGGCAGCTCTTCTTTCTGGTATTCCTGCTGGACACCCTTTGGTTTATTGTGTGACATAGTTCCAGTGGTTGACATTCATGACATAGACTTGACTGTGAGGGATGTCTTTTCTGAAGGATCTTTCAACTCCTCCTTGTTGTACACCGAGTTGCCACCTGAGGTTAATCAGTTCTTGTTCACTTTCAAGCATGTTTTCTTTGATTCCGGGACTCGGGATTGCTTGATATGGGCTCATAATATGAATGGGAATTACACAGTTAAAGATGGGTTCCAGTGGCTGCTGCATCAGGAGGAGGTTGACGTTGATTCAGGTCCCGTTGGTGGTTTATGGAATGTGGTTTGGAAGGTGAATGCTCCAGAAAATATTCGTGTCTTCCTCTGGCTGGTCTTACATGATGCATTGCCCACCCGCTGCCTTCTGTTACGCCGTTCCTTGGCTACGCCCGCTTTGTGCCCTAGGTGTGGAGTTGGGGACGAATCGATTTTGCACTGTCTTCGTGACTGTGCGGATGCAAGACGCGTTTGGCGTGGCACCGGTTTCATTCTCCCTCAAGCATTTTATGCAGTCCAGAATTTTGGGGAGGTGCTGCGTATTTTTGATGGTTTTGGGTTGCATATCGTGCTGGCTACGGCTTGGGTGATTTGGAAGGAGCGCTGTCGTTTCGTTTTCGCGTCCCAGCACCTAGTGGTCCACAAAGTTGTTCGTGAGGCACGGGAACTGTGGTTACTCATTGCTGATACGTATCACCGTGGAGCTACTTCGCCGACGGTTCGCTGGGTTCGCTGGCAGCCCCCTAGGGAGAATTTTGTTGCTCTCAACACCGATGGCAGTTCGCTGGGGAATCCGGGTGCTGCGGGGATTGGTGGTGTCGTGCGATCTGAGCATGGGAACTGGCTCTTGGGTTATGCGGGTTCTATTGGTGAGGCAGATAGTTTGCTTGCGGAATTAGTGTCCATTCTTCGTGGGTTGGAAGTCTGCTGGGACCATGGGTATAGGCAGGTGGATTTGTTTTCAGATTCTCTGCTCGCTTTGGGTTTGATTATGGATCTGCATCCTGTCTTTCACCGCTATGCTGCGATTATTGGGCGGATTAAGACGTTACTTCAGCGGTCGTGGCAGGTTCGGTGTCAGCATATTCTTCGCGAGGGAAATTCGGTGGCGGATTTCTTAGCTAAGTATGGTGCATCTGCGCAGTCGGCGTTTTTGGTTTGGGCTTCTCCCCTGCAGAGTCTTGTGCCTATGTTGAGGGCGGATCAAGTGGGAACAGAGTTCATGAGAATTTag
- the LOC130713255 gene encoding uncharacterized protein LOC130713255, which produces MGSWDGNSWSWNLLWRRPLREREGRMLLNLMTRLNQVTLRQGIDDKLLWLNNYEEGYRVSSAYAHIKGFWNSEPESIFKQIWRLIVPANIKSFMWKVSWDRLQTKINLAKRGVAIDEDGLKWLAYDLVLPEDCRTHFLQHSQNRWKKKQKRCWNSIWAAVVWSMWVAHNNVVFNNEAADSEQIFEMIQWRSWSWFSALEKEFRCSGKLAAANLFVSWHILLGPW; this is translated from the exons ATGGGTAGTTGGGATGGAAATTCGTGGTCATGGAATCTGCTGTGGCGTCGTCCGCTTAGAGAAAGGGAAGGCAGAATGTTGCTGAATCTTATGACGAGACTTAATCAAGTTACACTCCGTCAAGGGATTGATGATAAGTTACTTTGGCTTAATAACTATGAGGAGGGATACCGGGTAAGTTCTGCATATGCTCATATTAAAGGCTTCTGGAATTCTGAACCTGAATCTATCTTTAAGCAAATTTGGAGGCTGATTGTACCTGCTAACATCAAGTCTTTCATGTGGAAAGTGTCATGGGATAGATTGCAGACCAAAATTAATCTTGCTAAGAGGGGAGTGGCAATTGACGAGGATGGTTTGAA ATGGCTGGCATATGATCTGGTGTTACCTGAGGATTGTAGAACTCATTTCCTTCAACACTCTCAGAATCGCTGGaagaaaaaacagaaaagatgtTGGAATTCGATTTGGGCAGCGGTGGTGTGGTCAATGTGGGTAGCTCATAACAATGTAGTATTCAACAATGAGGCTGCAGATTCAGAACAGATTTTTGAAATGATCCAGTGGCGGTCTTGGAGCTGGTTTTCTGCATTGGAGAAGGAATTTAGATGTTCT GGAAAGTTGGCAGCTGCTAACTTATTTGTTTCTTGGCACATACTTCTGGGGCCATGGTAA